A genomic window from Arthrobacter globiformis includes:
- the dxs gene encoding 1-deoxy-D-xylulose-5-phosphate synthase yields the protein MGILETIRNPQDLSKLSAAQLDQLAAEIREFLIGNVSQTGGHLGPNLGVVELTMAVHRIFDSPRDSIVFDTGHQSYVHKLLTGRHDFSTLRQQGGLSGYPDRAESEHDIVESSHASSSLSWADGISRARQLTGDGDRYVVAVVGDGALTGGMAWEAINNIAADKKRRVVIVVNDNGRSYAPTVGGFADYLASLRPTIDSLRAAPAYERALDWWKKKLQNGGPAGQFTYKSLHAMKKGIKDWWAPQGMFEDLGMKYIGPVDGHNLQAMEHALSTARNFAGPVIVHAMTEKGHGYAPARAHEADQFHAVGIIDPETGEPAEAGGAKSWTSVFADEIAAIADERKDIVGITGAMLIPVGLHKFAARYPERVFDVGIAEQHALTSAAGMAFGGLHPVVAVYATFLNRAFDQLLMDVALHKAGVTVVLDRAGVTGPDGASHHGMWDMAMVQIVPGLHLAAPRDATRLREELREAVAIGDAPTVIRYSKGTVGAEVEAIEQLSDGVDVLSRRPAGSTENDVLIVSVGAMSELALNVANRLGAQGISTTVVDPRWVLPVRKSIIALAARHRLVICIEDGVRAGGVGSRIRQEMRAAGVDTALNEVGLPVEFLDHGTRSQVLERVGLTAQQITHDVVAQVLGTKVPFARPLPGQEHPTTGSLPKL from the coding sequence TTGGGAATCTTGGAGACCATCCGGAATCCGCAGGACCTGAGCAAGTTGTCCGCGGCGCAGCTGGACCAGCTGGCCGCCGAGATCAGGGAATTCCTGATCGGCAACGTCTCCCAGACGGGAGGGCACCTGGGTCCCAACCTCGGCGTCGTCGAACTGACCATGGCGGTGCACCGGATCTTCGATTCGCCCCGCGACAGCATCGTTTTCGACACCGGCCACCAGTCGTACGTGCACAAGCTCCTCACCGGACGGCACGATTTCAGCACCCTCCGCCAGCAGGGCGGCCTGTCCGGCTACCCGGACCGCGCGGAATCGGAGCACGACATCGTCGAAAGCTCCCACGCCTCATCCTCACTGTCCTGGGCCGACGGCATTTCCCGCGCCCGCCAGCTGACCGGTGACGGCGACCGGTACGTCGTCGCCGTCGTCGGGGACGGTGCCCTCACCGGCGGCATGGCCTGGGAAGCCATCAACAACATCGCGGCGGACAAGAAACGCCGCGTCGTGATTGTCGTGAACGACAACGGCCGCTCCTACGCACCCACCGTCGGCGGCTTTGCCGACTACCTGGCGTCGCTGCGCCCCACCATCGACTCCCTCCGCGCCGCCCCGGCCTACGAGCGTGCCCTGGACTGGTGGAAGAAAAAACTTCAGAACGGCGGCCCCGCCGGCCAGTTCACCTACAAGAGCCTGCACGCCATGAAGAAGGGCATCAAGGACTGGTGGGCCCCGCAGGGCATGTTCGAGGACCTCGGCATGAAGTACATCGGCCCGGTGGACGGCCACAACCTCCAGGCCATGGAACACGCCCTCTCCACAGCCAGGAACTTCGCCGGCCCGGTCATCGTGCACGCCATGACGGAGAAGGGCCACGGGTACGCCCCTGCCCGCGCGCACGAAGCGGACCAGTTCCACGCCGTCGGGATCATTGACCCCGAAACGGGCGAGCCCGCGGAAGCCGGCGGCGCCAAGTCCTGGACCTCGGTGTTCGCTGATGAAATCGCCGCCATCGCCGATGAGCGCAAGGACATTGTCGGCATCACCGGCGCCATGCTCATCCCCGTCGGGCTGCACAAGTTCGCTGCACGCTACCCGGAGCGCGTGTTCGACGTCGGCATCGCCGAACAGCACGCCCTCACCTCCGCTGCGGGCATGGCTTTCGGCGGGCTGCACCCTGTTGTCGCCGTCTACGCCACCTTCCTCAACCGCGCCTTCGACCAGCTGCTGATGGACGTCGCCCTGCACAAGGCCGGCGTGACAGTTGTCCTGGACCGCGCCGGCGTCACCGGTCCGGACGGTGCCAGCCACCACGGGATGTGGGACATGGCCATGGTCCAGATCGTTCCCGGGCTGCACCTGGCCGCGCCACGTGACGCCACAAGGCTGCGCGAGGAGCTCCGCGAGGCGGTCGCCATTGGGGACGCCCCCACTGTCATCCGCTATTCCAAGGGCACCGTCGGCGCCGAGGTCGAGGCCATCGAGCAGCTGTCCGACGGCGTGGACGTGCTGTCCCGCCGCCCGGCCGGGTCCACCGAGAACGATGTCCTGATCGTCAGCGTGGGCGCCATGTCCGAGCTGGCCCTGAACGTCGCCAACCGGCTGGGCGCCCAGGGCATCAGCACCACCGTCGTGGACCCGCGCTGGGTCCTCCCGGTCAGGAAGTCGATCATCGCCCTGGCCGCCAGGCACCGCCTCGTCATCTGCATCGAGGACGGCGTCCGCGCAGGGGGAGTCGGGTCCAGGATCCGCCAGGAGATGCGCGCCGCCGGCGTGGATACCGCCTTGAACGAGGTGGGCCTGCCGGTCGAATTCCTGGACCACGGCACCCGGAGCCAGGTGCTGGAGCGGGTGGGCCTTACCGCCCAGCAGATCACCCACGACGTCGTCGCCCAGGTTCTCGGGACCAAGGTTCCGTTCGCCCGTCCGCTGCCCGGACAGGAACACCCCACCACCGGAAGCCTGCCCAAACTGTGA
- a CDS encoding DUF402 domain-containing protein translates to MREPASLQPGELVVSRNRKWDGSAHWVVPGRYLGEDRHGWWIFQPANEFCSRPGAAFYTASDAVLLVPRTGEFVVTFYDDTYPGDFRVYVDLATGHEWRRIKPDVTEFHVIDMDLDVIRSVQRGVFVDDEDEFAAHRLRMEYPETLVRAMQAECDALFLAVKGQDAPFDGTDTIWITRGRA, encoded by the coding sequence GTGAGGGAGCCCGCTTCCCTTCAGCCAGGCGAACTGGTGGTGTCCCGGAACCGCAAATGGGACGGCTCGGCACACTGGGTGGTTCCCGGCAGGTACCTCGGCGAGGACCGGCACGGCTGGTGGATTTTCCAGCCGGCCAATGAGTTCTGCTCGCGCCCCGGCGCCGCCTTCTACACGGCATCCGATGCCGTGCTCCTGGTCCCGCGGACCGGGGAGTTCGTGGTCACCTTCTACGACGACACCTACCCGGGCGACTTCCGCGTCTACGTCGACCTGGCCACCGGCCACGAGTGGCGCAGGATCAAGCCGGACGTGACGGAATTCCATGTCATCGACATGGACCTCGACGTGATCCGCTCCGTGCAGCGCGGTGTGTTCGTCGACGACGAGGACGAGTTCGCCGCACACCGGCTCCGCATGGAGTACCCTGAGACGCTGGTGCGCGCCATGCAGGCTGAGTGCGACGCCCTGTTCCTTGCCGTCAAGGGACAGGATGCCCCCTTCGACGGCACCGACACCATTTGGATTACGAGAGGACGGGCATGA
- a CDS encoding aldo/keto reductase — translation MTEYRRLGKSGLTVSVVGLGCNNLGRANTVTESQEGTDAVVHAALDAGVTLFDVADTYGREPGLSETMLGKALGARRGDVVVATKFGMDMRGANGEDFGARGSRRYIIRAAEASLRRLGTDYIDLYQFHTPDPLTPIEETLDALNDLVSAGKVRYIGHSNRAGWQIAEAEYVARARGGARFVSAQNHYNLLDRRAEQEVTPAAEAYGLGVLPYFPLANGLLTGKYAQDQAPEGSRLSHTRTNLVHDADWQQLKAFSAFAAARDLTEVQVAFSWLAAQPSVSSVIAGATRPEQVRQNAGAVAWVPDRAELDELDAIFPQTPKVALF, via the coding sequence ATGACTGAATACCGCCGTCTTGGAAAATCCGGACTGACCGTCTCCGTCGTGGGCCTCGGCTGCAACAACCTGGGCCGGGCAAACACGGTGACCGAATCGCAGGAGGGCACGGACGCCGTCGTGCATGCCGCCCTCGACGCCGGGGTGACGCTCTTCGACGTCGCCGACACCTACGGCCGGGAACCGGGACTCAGCGAAACGATGCTCGGCAAGGCTCTGGGGGCCAGGCGCGGCGACGTTGTGGTGGCCACCAAGTTCGGCATGGATATGCGCGGAGCCAACGGCGAGGACTTCGGCGCCCGCGGTTCGCGGCGTTACATCATCCGCGCCGCGGAGGCCTCGCTGCGGCGGCTCGGAACCGACTACATCGACCTGTACCAGTTCCACACGCCCGACCCCCTGACGCCGATCGAGGAGACCCTCGACGCGCTGAACGACCTCGTCAGCGCTGGCAAGGTGCGCTACATCGGCCACTCGAACCGCGCCGGCTGGCAGATCGCGGAGGCCGAATACGTGGCGCGCGCCCGCGGCGGGGCCCGGTTTGTCTCCGCGCAGAACCACTACAACCTCCTGGACCGCCGCGCCGAGCAGGAGGTCACCCCGGCGGCCGAGGCGTACGGCCTGGGTGTACTGCCTTACTTCCCGCTGGCCAACGGCCTGCTCACCGGCAAGTACGCGCAGGACCAGGCACCGGAAGGATCACGCCTCAGCCACACGCGGACCAACCTGGTGCATGATGCCGACTGGCAGCAGCTGAAGGCGTTCAGCGCCTTCGCCGCCGCCCGCGACCTGACCGAAGTGCAGGTGGCCTTCTCCTGGCTGGCGGCGCAGCCCTCGGTCAGCAGCGTGATTGCCGGCGCCACCCGTCCGGAACAGGTCCGGCAGAACGCCGGGGCGGTGGCCTGGGTGCCGGACCGGGCCGAACTCGACGAACTGGATGCCATCTTCCCGCAGACCCCCAAGGTGGCCTTGTTCTGA
- a CDS encoding nucleoside hydrolase, giving the protein MPSILMDVDTGIDDALALVYLLSRPEVRVEAITCTAGNVGARQVALNNLALLELCGRAGIEVAVGAEVPLQIPLVTTEETHGPQGIGYAELPLPKQEISPRHAVDVWVEAARARPGEITGLITGPLTNFALALRAEPDLPKLLKGLVIMGGCFNYQGNTTPTAEWNVSVDPHAAAEVFAAYSGLPEENLPVVCALETTERIELRPEHLQRLAEAAGAEPELVLPEQPEGQRSRSGNPLVACLSDAIRFYMEFHRLYDQGFIAHMHDAFAAAAAIGRTPYGTRPATVHVETEAPRLVGTTVADFRGIWKEPSNARIVTSNDPAQCFDELISSVGALAAAVGKRP; this is encoded by the coding sequence ATGCCCTCCATCCTCATGGATGTTGACACCGGGATCGATGACGCCCTCGCGCTGGTGTACCTGCTGTCCCGGCCGGAAGTCCGGGTCGAGGCCATCACGTGCACGGCGGGCAATGTTGGCGCCCGCCAGGTGGCACTGAACAACCTCGCATTGCTGGAACTCTGCGGCCGGGCCGGGATTGAAGTTGCCGTGGGCGCGGAGGTGCCCCTGCAGATTCCGCTGGTCACCACGGAAGAAACCCACGGCCCGCAGGGGATCGGCTATGCCGAGCTCCCGCTGCCGAAGCAGGAGATTTCACCGCGGCACGCCGTGGACGTCTGGGTCGAAGCGGCCCGGGCACGCCCTGGTGAAATCACCGGGCTCATCACCGGGCCGCTGACGAACTTCGCCCTGGCCCTGCGGGCGGAACCTGACCTTCCCAAACTGCTCAAGGGACTGGTCATCATGGGCGGCTGCTTCAACTACCAGGGCAACACGACGCCGACGGCGGAGTGGAACGTTTCCGTGGACCCGCACGCGGCCGCGGAGGTCTTCGCCGCCTACAGCGGCCTTCCGGAAGAGAACCTTCCGGTGGTGTGCGCGCTCGAGACCACGGAACGCATCGAGCTGCGTCCCGAGCACCTGCAGCGGCTCGCGGAGGCTGCCGGAGCCGAACCCGAACTGGTGCTGCCCGAACAGCCGGAGGGGCAGCGCAGCCGCTCGGGCAACCCGCTGGTGGCGTGCCTTTCGGATGCCATCCGCTTCTACATGGAGTTCCACCGGCTGTACGACCAGGGCTTCATCGCACACATGCATGACGCCTTCGCCGCCGCTGCGGCCATCGGGCGCACGCCCTACGGCACCCGGCCGGCCACCGTGCACGTGGAAACGGAGGCGCCCCGCCTCGTCGGGACCACTGTCGCCGACTTCAGGGGCATCTGGAAGGAGCCGTCCAATGCACGGATCGTCACCTCGAATGACCCCGCGCAGTGCTTCGACGAACTGATCTCCTCGGTGGGCGCCCTGGCCGCCGCCGTGGGGAAACGGCCGTAG
- a CDS encoding ECF transporter S component, producing MSQPSLTLPPTDRKAVRRRRLLELFGAAAIAATFVFLVLTQPADIAGGLGSVSSLVALGGFLLGALLLIVGVLPTLPTSTVVLIPVALVLNIVLGQLMGTSGLPFYLDSIGTVLIAVLAGPAAGAATGALSSIVWSFFNPTVLPFAAGAALIGFLAGVAARYGLFRRFYLAPVAGFVTGIIAGVVSAPIAAFVFGGTSGAGTGAIVSAFRAMGDTLLAAITKQALISDPMDKAIVFAIAAMLVYALPRRTTFQFPFVRRFRVLAGREPAARNS from the coding sequence ATGTCACAGCCGTCCCTGACCCTTCCTCCCACGGACCGGAAAGCTGTCCGCCGCCGGAGGCTCCTCGAACTGTTCGGCGCCGCGGCCATCGCCGCCACGTTCGTCTTCCTGGTCCTCACCCAGCCTGCCGACATTGCGGGCGGGCTCGGCAGCGTTTCCTCCCTCGTCGCGCTCGGTGGCTTCCTCCTCGGCGCCCTGCTGCTGATCGTGGGCGTGCTCCCCACCCTGCCCACGTCCACCGTGGTGCTCATCCCCGTGGCCCTGGTCCTGAACATCGTGCTGGGACAGCTCATGGGCACCAGCGGACTGCCGTTCTACCTCGACTCCATCGGCACCGTACTCATCGCCGTGTTGGCTGGACCTGCGGCCGGGGCCGCCACCGGTGCCCTGAGCAGCATCGTGTGGTCGTTCTTCAACCCGACGGTCCTGCCCTTCGCAGCGGGCGCCGCGCTGATCGGCTTCCTGGCCGGCGTGGCGGCACGGTACGGGCTGTTCCGCCGTTTCTACCTGGCCCCGGTTGCCGGCTTCGTCACGGGCATCATCGCCGGCGTCGTGTCCGCACCGATTGCCGCTTTCGTCTTCGGCGGCACCTCAGGGGCGGGCACCGGCGCGATCGTCAGCGCCTTCCGGGCCATGGGCGACACCTTGCTGGCCGCCATCACCAAGCAGGCCCTGATCTCCGATCCCATGGACAAGGCCATCGTCTTCGCCATCGCGGCCATGCTGGTCTACGCCCTGCCGCGGCGCACCACGTTCCAGTTCCCGTTCGTCCGCCGCTTCCGCGTCCTGGCCGGCAGGGAGCCGGCCGCGCGGAATTCCTGA
- a CDS encoding energy-coupling factor transporter transmembrane component T family protein, with amino-acid sequence MFPRLNPLTTLTAAVTVLVITTAAASWAVSLTVAIGAVLLAVAAGTVRRVLVASAAIIVPFWLSLLVIHGLFFPEGRSVLASWGPARVTAEGLSFALEMGLRTAAFVLVLMVFSFSVRVPELVAALTARRVPPQVGYVLASTLLLAPLVAARLEKVRQAQESRGLVVGPGIGSRAAAIRLQMVPLVLGLVHDAGIRAQALDARGFRSAGPRTSYTEVRDSAVQVAFRIVAIVLALAAVGWRIVESLSAGSLAALSLSGGGPG; translated from the coding sequence GTGTTCCCGCGCCTCAACCCGCTGACCACGCTGACGGCCGCCGTCACCGTCCTCGTTATTACGACGGCGGCCGCCAGTTGGGCGGTATCCCTCACCGTGGCAATCGGCGCAGTCCTGCTTGCCGTCGCCGCAGGCACCGTGCGGCGTGTCCTCGTGGCCTCGGCCGCCATCATTGTGCCGTTCTGGCTGTCGCTGCTGGTGATCCACGGCCTTTTCTTCCCGGAGGGGCGCAGCGTCCTGGCCAGCTGGGGCCCCGCCCGTGTCACTGCCGAGGGGTTGTCCTTCGCCCTGGAGATGGGTCTCCGCACCGCCGCCTTCGTCCTGGTGCTGATGGTGTTTTCCTTCAGTGTCAGGGTCCCGGAGCTGGTTGCCGCCCTGACTGCCCGCCGTGTCCCGCCGCAGGTCGGATACGTCCTGGCGTCCACGCTGCTGCTTGCCCCGCTGGTCGCCGCGCGGCTGGAGAAGGTCCGCCAGGCGCAGGAGTCGCGCGGGCTTGTGGTGGGCCCGGGGATTGGTAGCCGGGCTGCGGCCATCCGGCTGCAGATGGTCCCGCTGGTGCTGGGCCTGGTTCACGACGCCGGCATCAGGGCACAGGCCCTGGACGCCAGGGGGTTCAGGAGCGCCGGTCCGCGGACCAGCTACACGGAGGTCCGCGATTCAGCCGTGCAAGTTGCCTTCCGCATCGTGGCTATAGTGCTTGCGCTGGCGGCCGTGGGCTGGCGCATCGTCGAGTCGCTTTCGGCCGGGTCACTGGCTGCATTGTCCCTTTCAGGGGGTGGCCCCGGATGA
- a CDS encoding ABC transporter ATP-binding protein: MIADRTAATTLLASIGSFSYHGDASPALLGVEMAAAPGTLTAVLGGSGSGKSTLGRLLAAWLLGGRDGTLTGSLQLDVAGDPVSSRPLSFTGAPDDPRIDPGAWARHVGYVPQDAASMLSAVRGTVEEELAFSLENRGVPRAEMERTVAGIARGTGLGGLLHRDPATLSGGELRRLAVGCAVVDGPGILVLDEPLESLDQAGIRTVMELVHAELALGTAIVVLSQHADVLTRAAERWLVLKDGEVTAAGPPGRILQGEALAESGVVVSNREPEPDAESGPTPAPPAVLSCPVVAAAAETPAALELANVAFGFGGQPGSVPLEDYMLLEDVDMQVMPGEVVAVTGPNGAGKSTLLRLLNGLYRPLRGDVRVAGESIAGVPTGLVARRLGLLFQHPHDQLFERTALREVLFGLDRLFAAGAPERARAALAAVGLEASENAHPHELPASGQRLLALATVLARDPSALALDEPTVALDAHGLERLTAAVSAAAGRGAAVVMVTHDLGFARAHAHRLLRLDGGRLRPH; this comes from the coding sequence ATGATCGCGGACAGGACTGCCGCAACCACGCTGCTGGCCTCCATTGGCTCATTTTCGTACCACGGCGATGCCAGCCCCGCGCTGCTTGGCGTGGAGATGGCGGCCGCGCCAGGCACCCTGACGGCCGTGCTTGGCGGATCCGGCAGCGGAAAATCCACCCTGGGACGGCTCCTGGCTGCCTGGCTCCTTGGCGGTCGGGACGGAACGCTGACCGGGAGCCTGCAGCTGGACGTGGCCGGGGATCCCGTCAGCAGCCGTCCGCTCTCCTTTACCGGAGCGCCGGATGACCCGCGGATCGATCCCGGGGCGTGGGCACGGCACGTCGGCTACGTGCCGCAGGACGCAGCGTCCATGCTGTCGGCGGTTCGCGGAACCGTGGAGGAGGAGCTCGCCTTCAGCCTGGAAAACCGCGGAGTTCCGCGCGCAGAGATGGAGCGCACCGTCGCCGGCATCGCCCGCGGGACGGGACTCGGGGGGCTCCTGCACCGGGATCCCGCAACTCTGTCCGGCGGCGAGCTGCGGCGCCTGGCTGTCGGCTGCGCCGTGGTGGACGGTCCTGGCATCCTGGTCCTCGACGAGCCGCTCGAGTCCCTGGACCAGGCCGGGATCCGGACCGTGATGGAGCTGGTCCATGCCGAGCTGGCCCTGGGTACCGCCATTGTGGTGCTCAGCCAGCACGCCGACGTGCTGACCCGCGCCGCGGAGCGCTGGCTGGTACTGAAGGACGGGGAGGTGACGGCGGCGGGGCCGCCGGGCCGGATCCTGCAGGGTGAGGCGCTGGCCGAGTCCGGCGTCGTCGTCTCGAACCGGGAACCGGAGCCGGACGCGGAGTCCGGGCCGACGCCTGCGCCGCCTGCGGTGTTGTCGTGTCCCGTGGTGGCGGCTGCTGCCGAGACCCCTGCGGCTTTGGAGCTGGCGAATGTCGCCTTCGGGTTCGGGGGACAGCCCGGCAGCGTGCCGTTGGAGGACTACATGCTCCTGGAGGATGTGGACATGCAGGTGATGCCCGGGGAAGTCGTGGCCGTGACCGGGCCCAACGGCGCCGGCAAGTCCACACTGCTCCGGCTCCTCAACGGCCTGTACCGGCCGCTTCGCGGTGATGTCCGGGTGGCCGGCGAGTCCATTGCCGGGGTTCCTACGGGTCTGGTGGCCCGCCGGCTGGGGCTCCTGTTCCAGCACCCTCATGACCAGCTGTTCGAGCGGACTGCGCTGCGGGAGGTGCTGTTTGGGCTGGACCGCCTTTTCGCTGCCGGGGCGCCGGAACGGGCAAGGGCAGCCCTCGCCGCTGTCGGCCTTGAAGCCAGCGAAAACGCCCACCCCCATGAGCTGCCGGCCTCAGGCCAGCGGCTACTGGCCCTTGCCACAGTCCTGGCGCGCGACCCGTCGGCGCTCGCGCTTGATGAACCCACCGTGGCCCTCGACGCCCATGGCCTGGAGCGGCTCACGGCCGCCGTCTCAGCGGCAGCCGGGCGCGGCGCCGCCGTCGTGATGGTGACGCACGACCTTGGGTTCGCGAGGGCCCACGCACACCGGCTGCTCAGGCTCGACGGCGGCCGGCTCCGGCCGCACTAA
- a CDS encoding 3-hydroxyacyl-CoA dehydrogenase NAD-binding domain-containing protein translates to MSAADFRKLADLFPDEMVTHSSVQDIQLPAADGQASPGILALITLDNGLGPSKPTTLGPNTLVELGSVLEGLRERAAAGEIAAVGVTGKPDCFVAGADLSAVTSLQEREHGLWMAQLGHEVYATLANLAVPSFAFINGVALGGGLEIALQSTYRTVSTGAGALALPEAFLGLVPGWGGVYLLPRLIGPENAVKVMIENPLNNNRTLSGPEAFKLGIADALFAPENFLEQSVAWAAGIISGAAPERPAAVDPADPAVAARWADAVAAGRAYVETKTSNASPAPAEVLNIMAANRTLTQAESAALECETLAGLMQTDEFRATVYAFLDLVQKRAKRPAGAPGRELARPVTKIGVVGAGLMASQLALLFARQLGVPVVLTDIDQERVDKGVGYVHNEVDKLVAKGRLATDVATKAKALVTGSVSKEPFADADFVIEAVFEELSVKKQVFAELEAVVSPECILATNTSSLSVTAMAAGLQHPGRLVGFHFFNPVAVMPLLEIVRAPKTDDAVLATAFELARGLKKTAVLVKDAPAFVVNRILLRLMGEVTAAFDEGTPAKVADAALRPMGLPMTPFTLLAMVGLPVAQHVQESLHAVFGDRFPLSQNLQKLVDNNVRSLWSATPDGTQEIPAATAALMSFGSTPSTAEEVLRRTQDALAEEIGLMLEEGVVAAPQDIDLCMILGAGWPMFLGGITPYLDRVGASERVNGRRFLPPGVASRS, encoded by the coding sequence ATGAGCGCCGCAGATTTCCGCAAGCTTGCCGATCTCTTCCCTGATGAGATGGTCACCCATTCCTCCGTGCAGGACATTCAACTCCCGGCAGCCGACGGCCAGGCCAGCCCGGGCATCCTTGCCCTGATTACCTTGGACAACGGTCTTGGCCCTTCCAAGCCGACCACGCTTGGCCCCAATACCCTTGTTGAACTGGGATCCGTCCTCGAAGGCTTGCGCGAGCGGGCGGCCGCAGGCGAGATTGCGGCGGTGGGCGTGACGGGCAAGCCGGACTGCTTTGTAGCCGGTGCCGACCTCTCCGCGGTCACCTCCCTGCAGGAGCGGGAGCACGGCCTCTGGATGGCGCAGCTCGGGCATGAGGTCTACGCCACGCTAGCCAACCTGGCCGTTCCCAGCTTCGCCTTCATCAACGGCGTGGCCCTTGGCGGCGGACTGGAGATCGCCCTGCAGTCCACCTACCGCACGGTGTCCACCGGCGCCGGGGCGCTGGCACTTCCCGAGGCCTTCCTGGGGCTGGTGCCCGGATGGGGCGGCGTTTACCTGCTGCCGCGGCTGATCGGGCCGGAGAATGCGGTGAAGGTGATGATCGAGAACCCGCTGAACAACAACCGGACACTGTCCGGCCCGGAAGCCTTCAAACTCGGCATCGCGGATGCGCTGTTCGCACCGGAGAATTTCCTTGAGCAGTCCGTTGCCTGGGCCGCTGGCATTATTTCGGGCGCAGCACCGGAACGGCCCGCCGCCGTCGATCCTGCCGACCCGGCCGTTGCCGCGCGCTGGGCGGACGCCGTGGCTGCGGGCCGTGCCTACGTCGAAACGAAGACGTCCAATGCCTCCCCCGCGCCGGCCGAGGTGCTGAACATCATGGCAGCGAACCGCACCCTGACCCAGGCCGAGTCTGCCGCACTCGAATGCGAGACGCTGGCAGGCCTCATGCAGACCGACGAGTTCCGTGCCACCGTCTATGCCTTCCTTGATCTCGTGCAGAAACGGGCCAAGCGGCCCGCCGGCGCCCCCGGCCGCGAGCTCGCCCGGCCCGTCACGAAGATCGGCGTGGTGGGCGCCGGCCTGATGGCCAGCCAGCTCGCCCTGCTGTTCGCGCGCCAGCTCGGGGTTCCCGTGGTCCTGACCGACATCGACCAGGAGCGGGTGGACAAGGGAGTCGGCTATGTCCACAACGAGGTGGACAAGCTGGTGGCGAAGGGCCGGCTGGCCACCGACGTTGCCACGAAGGCCAAGGCGCTCGTAACAGGGTCAGTTTCCAAGGAGCCGTTCGCAGACGCCGACTTCGTCATCGAGGCGGTGTTCGAGGAACTGAGCGTCAAGAAGCAGGTGTTCGCCGAGCTTGAAGCCGTCGTCTCGCCGGAGTGCATCCTCGCCACCAACACCTCCTCGCTGTCCGTGACGGCCATGGCCGCGGGCCTGCAGCACCCCGGGCGCCTGGTGGGCTTCCATTTCTTCAATCCCGTAGCCGTCATGCCGCTGCTGGAAATCGTCCGGGCACCGAAGACCGACGACGCCGTGCTCGCCACGGCTTTCGAACTCGCCCGGGGCCTGAAAAAGACGGCCGTGCTGGTCAAAGACGCCCCGGCGTTCGTGGTGAACCGGATCCTGCTGCGGCTCATGGGCGAAGTCACTGCCGCCTTCGACGAGGGCACGCCCGCCAAGGTTGCGGATGCCGCGCTGCGCCCCATGGGACTTCCCATGACGCCGTTCACACTCCTCGCCATGGTGGGACTGCCGGTGGCCCAGCATGTGCAGGAATCCCTGCATGCGGTCTTCGGCGACCGGTTCCCGCTCTCGCAGAACCTGCAGAAACTGGTCGACAACAACGTCAGGTCCCTGTGGTCCGCGACGCCGGACGGTACGCAGGAGATACCCGCGGCCACCGCGGCCCTGATGTCCTTTGGCAGCACACCGTCAACCGCAGAGGAAGTGCTGCGCCGGACCCAGGACGCCTTGGCCGAGGAGATCGGGCTGATGCTCGAAGAGGGCGTGGTGGCAGCGCCCCAGGACATCGACCTGTGCATGATCCTGGGTGCCGGCTGGCCGATGTTCCTGGGCGGGATCACCCCGTACCTCGACAGGGTGGGGGCCTCGGAGCGCGTCAACGGCAGGCGGTTCCTGCCCCCGGGCGTGGCATCCCGCTCCTAA